The window CGCGGCCGGCACGTAGTTGCGCTCGAACAGCTCGGGGTCGACCTCGCCCTTGAGTCGCTCGAGCTCCTCGTCGAGGACCTTCGCGACGAGCTCACGCGTGACGATGTCGCCCGAGTCGTCGAGCGTCACGCCGTTGTGGATCTGCTGCCACACCTGCGAGCGCGAGATCTCGGCCGTCGCGGCGTCCTCCATGAGGTTGTGGATCGCGACCGCGCCGTTCCCGCCGAGCCAGACGGCCGTGTAGGCGATCGCGACGTAGAGGTTGAGGCGCAGGCCCTCGAGCGTCGCGGTGCCGCCCGCCGACTGCACGTCGAGCAGGTCGGCCGGGCCGACGGACACGTCGGGGCGGAGCTTGTCGATCTGGTTCGGCTTGCTGCCGAGGACCTCGTCGAAGACCTCCATCGCGATCGGCACGAGGTCGGGGTGCGCGACCCACGAGCCGTCGAAGCCGTCGGTCGCCTCGCGCAGCTTGTCGGCACGCACCTTGGCGATCGCCTGCTCGGTGACCTCGGGCTCGCGGCGGTTCGGGATGAACGCGGCCATACCGCCCATCGCGAACGCGCCGCGCTTGTGGCACGTCTGCACGAGCAGTTCGGTGTACGCACGCATGAACGGCGCCGTCATCTGCACCTGGGCGCGGTCCGGCAGCGAGAACTCGGGGCCCGCGTCGCGGAAGTTCTTGATGATGCTGAACAGGTAGTCCCAGCGACCGGCGTTGAGGCCGGAGGCGTGCGGGCGGAGCTCGTAGAGGATCTCGTCCATCTCGAACGCCGCGGTGATCGTCTCGATGAGGACGGTCGCGCGGACCGTGCCGGGTGCGATGCCGAGGCGCTCCTCGGCGAACGTGAACACGTCGTTCCAGAGCCGCGCCTCGAGGTGGCTCTCCATCTTCGGCAGGTAGTAGAACGGACCCTTGCCCTGCTGCGTGAGGAGCGTCGCGTTGTGGAAGAAGTGCAGACCGAAGTCGACGAGTGCACCCACGGCGTCGTTCCCGTCGATGCGCACGTTCACCTCGGGCAGGTGCCAGCCGCGGGGACGCACGATCGGCACGGCGAGCGGTGCGTCGGTGCGCAGCGCGTACGTCTTGCCGTCGGCCTGCGTGAACGAGAGCGTGTCGCGTGCCGCGTCCGCGAGGTTCACCTGTGAGTCGACGACGTTGAACCACGTCGGCGACGAGGCGTCCTCGAGGTCGGCGAGCCACACCTTCGCGCCCGAGTTGAGGGCGTTGATCGCCATCTTCGCGGGGCTCGCGGGCCCCGTGATCTCGACGCGGCGGTCGATGATCGACGCGGGCTGCTCGGGGACCGTCCAGTCGCCCGAACGGACGTCGGCCGTCTCGGCGAGGAAGTCGATCGTCTTCGCGGCGGCGATCTCGGCGCGGCGCTCGGAGCGGCGCTGCAGGAGACCGGGGACGCGGTCGGCGAAGTGCGTGTGGAGTTCCTCGACGAAGGCGAGCGCCTCCGGCGTGAGGATCTCCCCGGCGCGCGGGGTGGGTGTTGCGTCGGTGAGCTCGATGGTCATGTTCGGTTCCTCTCGGTCAGACGGCGGCAGGGGCGGGCTCGGCGTCGCGCTGGGCGTCGCGCTCGGCGACGGCGACGATCGCGTCAGCGACGTCGCGTGCGACGTCCCGGTCGAAGACGCTCGGGATGATGTAGCTCGGGTTGAGTTCCTCG is drawn from Pseudoclavibacter chungangensis and contains these coding sequences:
- the aceB gene encoding malate synthase A translates to MTIELTDATPTPRAGEILTPEALAFVEELHTHFADRVPGLLQRRSERRAEIAAAKTIDFLAETADVRSGDWTVPEQPASIIDRRVEITGPASPAKMAINALNSGAKVWLADLEDASSPTWFNVVDSQVNLADAARDTLSFTQADGKTYALRTDAPLAVPIVRPRGWHLPEVNVRIDGNDAVGALVDFGLHFFHNATLLTQQGKGPFYYLPKMESHLEARLWNDVFTFAEERLGIAPGTVRATVLIETITAAFEMDEILYELRPHASGLNAGRWDYLFSIIKNFRDAGPEFSLPDRAQVQMTAPFMRAYTELLVQTCHKRGAFAMGGMAAFIPNRREPEVTEQAIAKVRADKLREATDGFDGSWVAHPDLVPIAMEVFDEVLGSKPNQIDKLRPDVSVGPADLLDVQSAGGTATLEGLRLNLYVAIAYTAVWLGGNGAVAIHNLMEDAATAEISRSQVWQQIHNGVTLDDSGDIVTRELVAKVLDEELERLKGEVDPELFERNYVPAAALVRDNVLSDDYADFLTTGAYAEVSKR